The Burkholderia cepacia genomic interval GTGCGCGGCCGGTTGCGTCGAAGATGTAGACGGCCGAGCTGTGCGTGACTTCGTAGCCGCCGGACGGATCGCGCTGTTCCATCTGGTACGCGACGCGATAGCGCTTCGCGAGCGATTCTATCTGGCGGTCGGTGCCGGTCAGGCCGCGCGCATGCGCGGCGTCGAACGCGGCGACATACGATTGCATCGCCTGCGGTGTGTCGCGCGCAGGGTCGACCGAGACGAACAGGATGCGCACGTCGTTGGCCTGCGGGCCGAGCTTCGCCAGCACTTCCATCAGCCGTGCCATCGTTTCGGGGCAGACGTCGGGGCAGTGCGTGTAGCCGAAGTAGACGAGCGCGACCTGGCCGCGGAACGCATCGGCGCCGACGGGGCGGCCGTCGCCGCCCGTCAGCGTGAACGACAGGTCGGGCAGGTGGCCGGTGACGTTGGTCAGGTTCCAGCGCGGCTCGTCGTGCGTGCACGCGGCGAGCGCCACGGCGGCGGCGAGGGCCGCGGCCGTGCGGATGATGCGGGAGAAGCGCCGGTGCGGCGCTGGGCGGGCAGACGACATCCTGGGGCTCGATCGGACGGAAAGGTGACCGGCCGGCGCGATGCCATGCGTCGCGCGGCAGGCGGTTGCGACTGTAGCGCAATTCGCGCGCCCGCGTCCTTTCGAAACCCGCACGGGGCGGACGAGCGGGGCAATATGTCGCAGTTGACGCAAGCGGCGGCGCGAGGCCGGCGATGCGCCGGTTTCGCCCATCTCGGTGCGCAGGCGCGGTAAGATGCGCACAATTCCATTCGCGCAGCGGCGGTGCGGCGTTTGCCGGCCGACCCTCAGACTATCGAATCGATGCAATCCGTTCCGGCTTCCCTGTCCCTGACCGATACCGCGTTCTTCTTCGACTTCGACGGCACGCTCGTCGAACTGGCGCCGACGCCCGACAGCATTCACGTTCCGCCGTCGTTGCTGACGCTGCTCGACGAGCTGCAGCGCCGCTCGCACGGTGCGGTCGCGATCGTGTCCGGGCGCGGTATCGACAACCTCGACACGTTCCTCAAGATGCCCGGCCTGCCGATCGCCGGCCTGCACGGCGCGGAGCGCCGCGATGCGAACGGCGACACGCAGCGCATCGGCTTCAACGACGAACGCCTGCTGCGCATCGAGCGCGAACTGGCGGCCGTCGTCGACCGTCATCCGGGCATGCTGCTCGAAATCAAGGGCGCGGCCGTCGCGCTGCACTACCGCAACGCGCCCGAGCGCGAGGCGGCTGCGCGCGCGGCCACCGAGCGCCTCGTCGCCGACTATGCCGATGCGTATGTGCTGCAGCCCGGCAAGATGGTGTTCGAGATCAAGCCGAAGGGTGTCGACAAGGGGCGCGCGCTGGCCGCGTTCCTCGACGAGCCGCCGTTCGCGGGCCGCGTGCCGCTGTTCGCGGGCGACGACCTGACCGACGAGAAGGGCTTCGCGGTGGTCAACGCGCGCGGCGGCCTGTCGATCAAGGTCGGCGCGGGCGAGACGTCCGCCCGCATGCGGCTCGATTCGGTCGACGCGCTGCATGAGCAGATCGCGCACTGGCTCGGTGCGGGGCAGCCGCACGCATGAGTCGCCTCATCATCGTTTCAAACCGCGTCGCACCGATTTCGGAAGGCGAACCGGCGGCAGGCGGCCTCGCGATCGGGGTCTACGATGCGCTGAAGGAGACGGGCGGCATGTGGTTCGGCTGGAGCGGCGAGGTCGTCGCGTCCGGCGCGCCGCAGATTCGCGTCGAGGAGCACGGGCCGGTCACGTTCGCGACGATCGGCCTGTCGCGGCGCGACTACGACCAGTATTACCGCGGCTTCTCGAACGCGACGCTGTGGCCCGCGTTTCACTACCGCACCGACCTGATCCAGTACGACCGCCACGAGTTCGAAGGCTACAGCCGCGTGAACGTGTGGCTCGCCCGGCAGCTCGTGCCGCTGCTGCAGGACGACGACGTGATCTGGGTGCACGACTATCACCTGATCCCGTTCGCGCGCGCACTGCGCGCGGCCGGCGTGAAGAACCGCATCGGCTTCTTCCTGCACATCCCGTTTCCCGCCGCGCAGGTGCTCGTCAACGTGCCGCCGCATCGCGATCTCGTCGAGTCGCTGTGCGCGTTCGACCTGCTCGGCTTCCAGACCGAACCCGACCTGCGCGCGTTCTGCGACTACGTCGAATCCGAAGCGGACGGCGTGATCGAGCGCGATGGGCGCGCGGCGACGGTGCGCGCATTCGGCCGGACGCTGCGCGCGGCCGCGTACCCGATCGGCGTGCATCCGGACGAGATCGCGTCGCTCGCGCAGGCCGGCGAGCACGGCAAGGCGGTGCGCACGCTCGCGACGTCGCTGCGCGGCCGCAAGCTGATCATGAGCGTCGACCGGCTCGATTACTCGAAGGGGCTCGTCGAGCGCTTCCGCGCGTTCGAGAAGCTGCTCGAGCACGAGCCGTCGCATCGCAACCGCGTGTCGTTCCTGCAGATCGCGCCGTCGACCCGCGCGGAGCTGCGCGCGTACCAGGACATCCGCCTGCAGCTCGAAGGAGAGTCGGGGCGCATCAACGGACGCTTCGCCGAGCTCGACTGGGCACCGATCCTCTATATCCATCGCCAGTACGACCGCCAGCTGCTTGCGGCGCTGTACCGGCTCGCGCGGGTCGGCTACGTGACACCGTTGCGCGACGGGATGAACCTCGTCGCGAAGGAGTACGTATCCGCGCAGGATCCGGACGATCCGGGCGTGCTCGTGCTGTCGCGCTTCGCGGGCGCCGCGCGCGAGCTGACGGGAGCGCTGATCGTCAATCCGATCGATATCGACGGGATGGCCGATGCGTTGTCGCAGGCGCTGACGATGCCGCTCGCCGAGCGGCGCGCGCGTTATACGGACATGATCGCGCAGCTTCGCGAGAACAACGTGTCGGTGTGGCGCGACAACTTCCTGCGCGATCTGCAGCGCGCCTGAGCCGCCGCCCGGTGCGGCGTCGGGAATGAACAAAGCCGCAGTGCGTGATGCACTGCGGCTTTGTTTTCGGGCGGGCGCGCCGCGCGTCAGGCCACGCGTTCGCCGGTCGGCGTGCTGCCGTCGGGCGCCGCGTGATGGCGGCCGTGCTGCTTCGCGAGCAGGTCGCGGTACAGGCCGGGGCGGTTGCGCAGCACGTCGGGCGGGCCGTCGTCGATGACCTTGCCGTTGTTCATCACGATGATCCGGTCGAAGTTGCGCAGCGTCGACAGGCGGTGCGCGATCGCGATCACCGTGCGACCGACCATCAGGCGGTCGAGCGCGCTCTGGATCGCTTCCTCGGATGCGCTGTCGAGCGCGGACGTCGCTTCGTCGAGCAGCAGGATCGGCGCGTTCTTCAGGATCGCGCGCGCGATCGCGATGCGCTGGCGCTGGCCGCCCGACAGCTTGACGCCGCGGTCGCCGACGATCGTGTCATAGCCTTCCGGCATCGCTTCGATGAACTCCGCGCAGCGCGCGTCGCGCGCGGCCGCGAGCACTTCGTCGCGGGTCGCTTCGGGGCGGCCGTATGCGATGTTGTCGTAGATCGTCCGGTGCAGCAGCGAGATGTCCTGCGGCACGAGCGCGATCGCGTGGCGCAGGCTGTCCTGCGTGATCGTCTTCACGTCCTGGCCGTCCACCTGCACGACGCCGTCCTGCGTGTCGTAGAAGCGCTGCAGCAGCGCGAGCACGGTCGACTTGCCGGCGCCCGACTTGCCGATCAGGCCGACGCGCTGGCCCGGCTCGATATGGAGGTCGAAGTGGTCGAGGATCGCGCGGCGGTGCGGATACGCGAACGTCACGCGCTCGAAGTCGACGCGGCCGCCCTTGGCCGACAGCGGCTGCGCGTCCGAGCGATCGGGCATCCCGTGCGGCTCGAGCAAGGTCTTGACGGCTTCGGACAGGCGCGCGATGTGCTGCGTGACGTCGACGAGCGCGACCGCGAGGTCGCGCGTGCCGTGCAGGATCGTGAAGCCGAGCGAGCTGACGAGCACGATGTCGCCCGATGTCGCGCGGCCCTGGTCCCACAGCCACAGCGCCCAGCCGAGCAGGCCGGCGGACAGCATCGCGGTGATCACCGCGTGCAGCAGGCGCAGCTTTTCGAGATAGAGCAGGCTCTGCTGGCGCGCATCCATCTCGGCCTTGACCGTTGCGCCGAAGCGCTTCTGTTCGCGCAGCGTCATCCCGAACGCACGCACGAGGCCCATGTTGCCGATCACGTCGACGAGTTCGCCGTCGACCGCGGCGGCCTTCGCCGCGAACGCATGGTGGCGGGCCGAGCCGCGCCCGGCGAGCTTGAACAGGATCACGGACAGCACGGCCGAACAGCCGAGCAGGCCGGCGGCCATCATCGGATTGACGACGATGATCATCAGGATCGCGCCCATCACCGCGATGCACGGCGGCAGCACGTTCCACGCCATCGTGTTCTCCGACGTGTAGACGGCGTTCGACGTGGCCGTGATGCGGCTCGCGAGCGTGCCGGGCTGCTTTTCGGAGTAGTAGGTCGGCGAATGGCCGATCAGGTACTGGAACAGGTCGCGCCGCAGGTCGCCGGTGACCGCGACGAACGTATGCGCGGCGACCCAGCCGCCGACGCGCCACAGCAGGTTGTCGGCCGCGATCAGCCCGACGAGCAGCGCGAATGCGCTCCACAGCGGGCCGGGGTGATGACGCCCGGTCGCCAGCACGTCGATCAGGTGCTTGATCGCGTATTGCGAGCCGAGCGCGCAGCCGACGGCGGCCAGCACGCTGCAGAGCACGATCAGATGGGCGACGGGGTGCAGGCGGATGTAGCGGAACAGGAACGCGATCGGCCGGTGCGCGTAGCTCGACAGCTTCGCGTTGTGGGCGTTGCGCTGGGCAGGGGTGAGAGATTCCAAAATATGCGTGCGGTGATTCGGTGATTGAGCGTTGCGGCGGGATCGCTTGCCGGCGTTCGCCCGGACTGAATAATCCGGCATTGTAAACAAGGCCGTGCGCTGCGCTGCGCGAATCTTGCCTCGGCCAGGGGCGCGCGATCGATTTTGAGATAAAATCCGGCATCCCGTCCTGTCTCATGTGCCGGAATCACGCTGCCGGCGGTCACGGGGGCAAGGAATGCCAAAAGGGCCTTCCACTCTAGAACGGACACCCGAGTCCGCGGGTTGCAAAGTGTTGCACCTTTGTAACAAAGTAAAGTGTTTGAAATGTTGTGCGCCGTATCGGGATTAACCCTAGATAATCGGCTCCGGGTTCGATTCCAGGTTTTTTACGAACCCCTGTCAACGGGTCTTCGTTTCAAACGTTCTATGCCTGTCGCGTCGCCGACGCTCCTTGAGCAGCGCGGGTTCGACGCCCCCGGCAGGCTGATTCGTCCGATTTTTCGGACGAAATGCATCCAGCCCGGACCGCCGGCAGGTTGCCGACCCATACCTGGTTTTTAGCCGATTTTTTAGGAGTTACGCATGCGAATCGCCCAAATCGCTCCGTTGCACGAAGCGGTGCCCCCGAAACTGTACGGTGGTACCGAGCGAGTGGTGTCCTACCTCACCGAAGCACTTGTCGAGATGGGGCATGACGTCACGCTCTTCGCGAGCGGCGATTCGCAAACCTCCGCGAAGCTCGAAGCCTGCTGGCCGCAGGCCCTGCGCCTCGACCCGACGATCCGCGACGTGATGGCCCCGCACATGCTGCTCCTCGAGCAGGTGCGCCGCCGCGCGGAAGAGTTCGACGTCCTGCACTGCCACATCGACTACTACCCGTTCTCGCTGTTCTCGCGCCAGCCGGTCCCGCATCTGACGACGATGCACGGCCGTCTCGACCTGCCGGAACTGCAGCCGATCTTCAACGCGTTCAGCGACGTGCCGGTGGTGTCGATCTCCGACAACCAGCGCATTCCGCTGCCGCAGGCGAACTGGCTGTCGACCGTGTACCACGGCCTGCCGGAAAACCTGCTGACGCCGATCCCGAACGTGAAGCCGAGCTACCTCGCGTTCCTCGGCCGCATCTCCCCGGAGAAGCGCGTCGACACGGCGATCCGCATCGCCGAGCAGGCCGGCCTGCCGATCAAGATCGCCGCGAAGCTCGACAAGGCCGACCGCGCGTACTACGAAGAGAAGATCAAGCCGCTGTTCGCGCT includes:
- a CDS encoding SCO family protein, yielding MSSARPAPHRRFSRIIRTAAALAAAVALAACTHDEPRWNLTNVTGHLPDLSFTLTGGDGRPVGADAFRGQVALVYFGYTHCPDVCPETMARLMEVLAKLGPQANDVRILFVSVDPARDTPQAMQSYVAAFDAAHARGLTGTDRQIESLAKRYRVAYQMEQRDPSGGYEVTHSSAVYIFDATGRARLLATDRDSPDAIAADVRRIIDTASTT
- the otsA gene encoding alpha,alpha-trehalose-phosphate synthase (UDP-forming) translates to MSRLIIVSNRVAPISEGEPAAGGLAIGVYDALKETGGMWFGWSGEVVASGAPQIRVEEHGPVTFATIGLSRRDYDQYYRGFSNATLWPAFHYRTDLIQYDRHEFEGYSRVNVWLARQLVPLLQDDDVIWVHDYHLIPFARALRAAGVKNRIGFFLHIPFPAAQVLVNVPPHRDLVESLCAFDLLGFQTEPDLRAFCDYVESEADGVIERDGRAATVRAFGRTLRAAAYPIGVHPDEIASLAQAGEHGKAVRTLATSLRGRKLIMSVDRLDYSKGLVERFRAFEKLLEHEPSHRNRVSFLQIAPSTRAELRAYQDIRLQLEGESGRINGRFAELDWAPILYIHRQYDRQLLAALYRLARVGYVTPLRDGMNLVAKEYVSAQDPDDPGVLVLSRFAGAARELTGALIVNPIDIDGMADALSQALTMPLAERRARYTDMIAQLRENNVSVWRDNFLRDLQRA
- the otsB gene encoding trehalose-phosphatase, which translates into the protein MQSVPASLSLTDTAFFFDFDGTLVELAPTPDSIHVPPSLLTLLDELQRRSHGAVAIVSGRGIDNLDTFLKMPGLPIAGLHGAERRDANGDTQRIGFNDERLLRIERELAAVVDRHPGMLLEIKGAAVALHYRNAPEREAAARAATERLVADYADAYVLQPGKMVFEIKPKGVDKGRALAAFLDEPPFAGRVPLFAGDDLTDEKGFAVVNARGGLSIKVGAGETSARMRLDSVDALHEQIAHWLGAGQPHA
- a CDS encoding ABC transporter ATP-binding protein, encoding MESLTPAQRNAHNAKLSSYAHRPIAFLFRYIRLHPVAHLIVLCSVLAAVGCALGSQYAIKHLIDVLATGRHHPGPLWSAFALLVGLIAADNLLWRVGGWVAAHTFVAVTGDLRRDLFQYLIGHSPTYYSEKQPGTLASRITATSNAVYTSENTMAWNVLPPCIAVMGAILMIIVVNPMMAAGLLGCSAVLSVILFKLAGRGSARHHAFAAKAAAVDGELVDVIGNMGLVRAFGMTLREQKRFGATVKAEMDARQQSLLYLEKLRLLHAVITAMLSAGLLGWALWLWDQGRATSGDIVLVSSLGFTILHGTRDLAVALVDVTQHIARLSEAVKTLLEPHGMPDRSDAQPLSAKGGRVDFERVTFAYPHRRAILDHFDLHIEPGQRVGLIGKSGAGKSTVLALLQRFYDTQDGVVQVDGQDVKTITQDSLRHAIALVPQDISLLHRTIYDNIAYGRPEATRDEVLAAARDARCAEFIEAMPEGYDTIVGDRGVKLSGGQRQRIAIARAILKNAPILLLDEATSALDSASEEAIQSALDRLMVGRTVIAIAHRLSTLRNFDRIIVMNNGKVIDDGPPDVLRNRPGLYRDLLAKQHGRHHAAPDGSTPTGERVA
- a CDS encoding glycosyltransferase family 4 protein — encoded protein: MRIAQIAPLHEAVPPKLYGGTERVVSYLTEALVEMGHDVTLFASGDSQTSAKLEACWPQALRLDPTIRDVMAPHMLLLEQVRRRAEEFDVLHCHIDYYPFSLFSRQPVPHLTTMHGRLDLPELQPIFNAFSDVPVVSISDNQRIPLPQANWLSTVYHGLPENLLTPIPNVKPSYLAFLGRISPEKRVDTAIRIAEQAGLPIKIAAKLDKADRAYYEEKIKPLFALPHVEYIGEISEAEKTEFLGNAHALLFPIDWPEPFGLVMIEAMACGTPVIAFKRGSVPEVIDNGVSGFVVEDELSAVAALKRLDTLPREKVRAAFEARFSSKVMAQNYVKGYEELLRQKRRTVLREVNAG